The following DNA comes from Mycobacteroides immunogenum.
CGAGGCGGTGATGCCCTACGCGCGGTCGGCGCTCGCGGCCATCGACGGAGTGCGCGAGGCGGCCGAAGAGATCGGCGGGCTACTGCGTGGGCATATCGCGTTCGGCACCGTGACATCGCATGGTGCCGACCTTTCCTCGCTACTTTCGGCATTTCATCGCGACCATCCCGCGATCACCATCACGCTCACCGAGGCCGGTCGCGAAGAACTTGTCGCCGCACTGCTGGAGGGCCGGTTGGACGGGGCGATCGTGGCACTGGGAGCGCGACCGCTCGAGGGGTTGGGTCTGCAGGTGATCGATGACCAGCCCCTGGTGGCGGCGGTCGCGGCCCACGATCCGTTGGCACAGCGGCGCTCGATCACCCTGGAGCGGCTCTGCGAGCGCACGCTGATCTGTCTCCCGACGGGCAGCGGCGTCCGGTCGATCCTGGAGACCGCATCTCGAGCGGCCGGGCTCACCCCGAATGTGGCCTTTGAGGCGAGTTCACCGCGGGCCTTGGTAAGTCTCGTCGGGCAAGGGCTTGGCGTCGCGGTGGTGCCCGCCCCGTATGTACGTAACCGTGACGGGGTGGTGGCACTGGAAATCCGGCCCGCATTGCGCGGGCGGCTCGCGTTGGCGTGGCGCCTGCAAGGTCCGGTGGGTCCCGCGGCGCGCGTCTTCCTGGAGCGCGCCCGCGCGGTTCTCTGATTGTGGTTCCGATCACCCTGAATGCAATCAGGCGCCGCGTGTCACGGTGGCGCAATGCCGCGCCCGTCGCGGTGCGCAGCAGGTCGCAGGTGGTGCCGACCGGCGCAATGGAACGGACCTGACAGATTTTCAATTCACCCGGCAGGTAGCCGCTGAACAGGCCTTTAGCGTGTTGGCGAGGTTGATTCACGTCAGGAGGAGTCGTGGCCGCTGCCGAGCCCACGCCATTGCGCCGCCCGCGCGCCGATCAGGCGCGGTTGGTCGCCGACGTGCTGCGCCATCAAATTCACGCCGGGGGTTACGCCGATGGCGGCCTGCCCAGTGAGCAGGAGTTGGCCGCCGAGTTCTTCGTCTCGCGCAATACCGTTCGCGAGGCGCTCACCACGCTGAAGGACGAGGGACTGATCGAACGGGGGCCCCGGACCGGTACTCATGTCGCATTGCGCAAGTACGAACACGGACTGGATGCCCTGCTCGGGCTCAAGGAGACCTTCAAGGGATACGGCGAGGTTCGCAACGAGGTCAGGGTCATCC
Coding sequences within:
- a CDS encoding LysR family transcriptional regulator; the encoded protein is MEIHQLRYVVAVAEASSFTKAAAALHVAQPGVSAQIRLLERELGQDLFDRSGRQVRLTDAGEAVMPYARSALAAIDGVREAAEEIGGLLRGHIAFGTVTSHGADLSSLLSAFHRDHPAITITLTEAGREELVAALLEGRLDGAIVALGARPLEGLGLQVIDDQPLVAAVAAHDPLAQRRSITLERLCERTLICLPTGSGVRSILETASRAAGLTPNVAFEASSPRALVSLVGQGLGVAVVPAPYVRNRDGVVALEIRPALRGRLALAWRLQGPVGPAARVFLERARAVL